From one Solanum lycopersicum chromosome 12, SLM_r2.1 genomic stretch:
- the LOC101266703 gene encoding actin-related protein 8-like isoform X2 produces MHLVGVNATEIGALKVMEFLKKQLEDHNIYYGRYFTDKALREEAMGSSTAANFLHSCKMSCYVAQDYEAELSSKDSKLILVLPDDSNITLSVECFRTGEVLFRPYLARILHRFGRSTERKGSSPRVIIRLVKVTSPDFYDIFSSFPRLPGDFVR; encoded by the exons ATGCACCTGGTGGGTGTGAATGCTACGGAAATTGGAGCATTGAAGGTCATGGAGTTCCTTAAGAAACAGCTGGAAGATCATAACATATACTATGGGAGATATTTCACTGATAAGGCATTAAGAGAG GAGGCTATGGGCTCAAGCACGGCTGCTAATTTTTTGCATTCGTGCAAG ATGAGCTGTTATGTAGCTCAGGATTATGAAGCTGAGCTATCATCCAAAGATAGCAAACTCATTCTTGTGTTACCGGATGATAGCAACATTACTCTTTCTGTAGAGTGTTTCAGAACCGGAGAGGTTCTGTTTCGGCCATATCTTGCAAGAAT attgcatcgATTTGGAAGGTCAACAGAAAGGAAAGGCTCAAGTCCCAGAGTGATTATTCGATTGGTtaag gttactagcccggacttttatgatatattctcttctttcccgaggcttcctggagattttgtgaggtag